A segment of the Bacteroidales bacterium genome:
GAATTTTGTGGTCAAATTTTTTATTTTCGTAACAAATCTGTAATAAAAACAGGATGAAAATTCTTATCAAACGCATCGCTGCCCTGGTAAATGTTCTGGACGATCCTCCGGATTGGATAGCAGGGGAAGATATGGGTGAACTGAAAATCCTGGATAATGCTTACCTGCTCATAGAAGGAGGAAAAATCAGCGATTATGGTGAAATGGAGCATCTTATCCCTCAACATGAAAAAGATGCTGAGGTCATAGATGCAGAAGAAAGATTGGTATTTCCCTCATTTTGTGATTCACACACGCACCTGGTTTATGCAGGCAGCCGGGAGATTGAGTATGGTGATAAGATAAGAGGTCTTTCCTATGAAGAGATTGCCCAAAGGGGAGGAGGTATTGTCAATTCTGCCAGGCTCCTGCAGCAGACATCCGAGGAATCTCTTTATCAGCAATCTCTTAAAAGAATATATGAGATTATGGCCCAGGGAACCGGTGCTGTGGAGATAAAAAGCGGATACGGCCTTACGGTAAAAGATGAACTGAAGATGCTGCGGGTAATCCGACGATTGCAGGAAAATACCCTGCTTACCGTTAAATCTACTTTTATGGGCGCACACTCCATTCCGCCGGAATACAGGGAAAATACGGATAAGTTTGTGGATATTGTTGTAAATGAAATGTTGCCCGAGGTTGGTAAGCAAAAACTGGCCGATTATGTGGACGTGTTTTGCGACCGGGGTTTCTTTACAGTCAAACAAAC
Coding sequences within it:
- the hutI gene encoding imidazolonepropionase, which codes for MKILIKRIAALVNVLDDPPDWIAGEDMGELKILDNAYLLIEGGKISDYGEMEHLIPQHEKDAEVIDAEERLVFPSFCDSHTHLVYAGSREIEYGDKIRGLSYEEIAQRGGGIVNSARLLQQTSEESLYQQSLKRIYEIMAQGTGAVEIKSGYGLTVKDELKMLRVIRRLQENTLLTVKSTFMGAHSIPPEYRENTDKFVDIVVNEMLPEVGKQKLADYVDVFCDRGFFTVKQTERILDASAKYGLRPKLHANELDYSGGVQTGVKYNALSVDHLEYTGIEEIKALLNSQTMPTILPGAAFFLGLVHPPVRKMIRAGLPVAIASDYNPGSSPTGNMKLMMSLGTIQLKMLPEEVIHAATINGAYAMGVQEELGSITKGKSANIFITKPIPSYQFMPYAYGSHLVDKVILNGEVQDLCL